The Vreelandella piezotolerans genomic interval TTGGCCTTGTTGACCTCGCTACGCACGCTGAACGCGGTCAGCGCTTTTTGGGCTTCTTCTTCGCTCACGCCGTAATCAGAGAAGAAGTCGACGATGTCGTCTGCTTCGGTCAACGAACGACCGTCTTGGTGAATGGCGTCGAAGAAGTCCTGGTGCAGCTCTTCTTCGATTCCTAACGACTGGGCAGCATAGAAAGCCGTCGCATGGGTATTCCAGTCACCGCCCATGGTGGCTGGCATTTTCACGATGCTTACGTCATCGTCCAGCGTTTCGTACCACTCGTTCACGGACGTTTGCAGCCGGTAGCAGTGCGGGCAGCCAAACCAGAACGCTTCGGTCACTTCGATCTGATCGTCGTCTACCTGGGTCGCCACCGGCGACTCCAGCAGCGTGTAGTGTTGGCCTTCGACCAGTTCTTGAGCGCTTACCGCTGCAGACAAGCCCAGACCGGCCAGTGCGACCATCAACGTTTTCAACATAGCGAGAACTCTCCAAAAAAGCAGGCCAACAAAAAGTGTGGCTATGACCCCTGGCGGGTCAGGCAGGTTCCCCATCCGGCGGATATTTCACAGGACAGGGAAGCCGGCGGAGGGGAAATTAGTTCAAGCCCAGCACGTAGTTGGCGACGGCTTCCATGTCTTGGTCGCTCATCTTGGAAGCGATATCGCCCATGATGTTGTTCGGGCTATTGGCGCGCTCACCGGAGGCAAAGTCTTGCAGCGTGGAGACGGTGTACTCCGCATGCTGGCCTGACAGCGCCGGATAGACCGCACTGCCGATGCCGACACCCGTGGGCGTATGACAGGCGCTACAGGCGGGAATGCCTTTGGACATATCGCCTGCGCGATACAGCTCTTCACCGCGGGCTAGCAACTCAGCGTCTTCATCGCTGGTTTGACCGAGGTTAGCCTCTTGGCCTGCAAAGTGGGCAGCGACGTCCCAAGCATCTTGGTCTGAGTAGTCATCGACCAAACCGGCCATCTGTGGGACGACACGGTTGCCGTCACGAATGTCCATGATCTGTTTGGCCAGATAGGACATCTGCTGTCCTGCCAGGTTGGGGAAGGTACCCACTGCGCTAATGCCCTGCTGGCCATGACAGGCGGCACAGGTTTGCGCAAGTTCGCGACCCGCCGCTGCATCAGCGTCGGCTTGGAGGTCCGTTTGGGCGTGGGCGGTGCCAACGGCACCCATGGTAATTGCCAGGCTTGCCAGTAACTTTCTCATTGCTATTCCACTATGCCGTTTGATTATTGACTGGTACGCACCCTGGGCGCTGCCCAGGTTCAGCACATTACCAGGGTCAGCTCCGCCAAAACGAACAACATATCGCGTTGGTCGCTGCTGGCTAGAGCGCGATGGTACACTAGCGCCCCAGGTCGCAGTTATAAACCGCTTGCATTATAACGAATCACCCTAGCGGCGGGAATGCAAGTCCAGGTCTGCTTTTGGGGTAATTCGTCGCGGTACCGCCCTCGCTCACTCGAGAGTGCTCGGGCAGGCCGTGTCATACGTTTGTTTTTCAGGATGAACTCCATGTCTACCCCTCATGATAGCCCAGTCCCTCGGCTAAACTACCCCACTGCGCGCTTTATGATCAGCGCGCCGACCTTG includes:
- a CDS encoding thiol:disulfide interchange protein DsbA/DsbL, whose product is MLKTLMVALAGLGLSAAVSAQELVEGQHYTLLESPVATQVDDDQIEVTEAFWFGCPHCYRLQTSVNEWYETLDDDVSIVKMPATMGGDWNTHATAFYAAQSLGIEEELHQDFFDAIHQDGRSLTEADDIVDFFSDYGVSEEEAQKALTAFSVRSEVNKANSRMRDMRLMGVPALIVDGRYVVSPQSAGSLENMPQIADALIDKVRSERAQ
- a CDS encoding c-type cytochrome translates to MRKLLASLAITMGAVGTAHAQTDLQADADAAAGRELAQTCAACHGQQGISAVGTFPNLAGQQMSYLAKQIMDIRDGNRVVPQMAGLVDDYSDQDAWDVAAHFAGQEANLGQTSDEDAELLARGEELYRAGDMSKGIPACSACHTPTGVGIGSAVYPALSGQHAEYTVSTLQDFASGERANSPNNIMGDIASKMSDQDMEAVANYVLGLN